One Deinococcus betulae genomic window carries:
- a CDS encoding phage tail protein encodes MEPFVGEIRLFGGNFAPVGWTFCDGSLLNISDYETLYTLIGTTYGGDGQTNFAVPDLRGRLPVHMGTQQGNTLALGQTTGSETVTLNSTQMPVHGHALQASSQTAPAGGGVTAGAFLAQPEAGELYAGTGRRPKTLSPQTIGVSGGSQPHSNQSPYLCVNFIISLFGIYPSQG; translated from the coding sequence GTGGAACCTTTTGTAGGAGAAATCAGGCTCTTTGGCGGCAACTTCGCTCCTGTCGGTTGGACCTTTTGTGACGGTAGCCTCCTGAATATCTCGGACTACGAGACGCTCTATACCCTCATTGGCACGACCTATGGAGGCGACGGGCAGACAAACTTTGCCGTCCCGGACCTGCGGGGCCGCCTGCCGGTGCATATGGGCACGCAGCAGGGCAACACCCTGGCGCTGGGCCAGACCACCGGCAGCGAAACAGTCACGCTGAATAGCACGCAGATGCCGGTGCATGGTCACGCCCTGCAGGCCAGCTCTCAGACTGCACCAGCCGGAGGCGGCGTCACCGCCGGCGCCTTTCTGGCGCAGCCCGAGGCCGGCGAGCTGTATGCCGGCACTGGCCGGCGCCCAAAGACCCTGAGTCCCCAGACCATTGGGGTCAGCGGCGGCAGTCAGCCGCACTCCAATCAGTCGCCGTATCTGTGCGTCAACTTCATCATTTCGCTCTTCGGGATTTACCCGTCTCAGGGCTGA
- a CDS encoding replication initiator protein A: MADKGIRHFDELNIARLSLISVQERIPADYRDWSVELEDGDRRYRVTCQALPEYGVPHGIDTDISAALVNLYIDQGSLGDGVVTCTPYQLLQMAGLDTSGRYYSALDESLKRLTTTTYFISEGWRDHPRGRWTNVNFRYIDRIEFTSGQADRLDATSVLRITLPQEIARSVRAGFLKSLDLSFMQTLRRPPTRALYRLLDAQRRDPENPDAVAMAYQVGLMEWAEACKIVTDRPSMAQRTLDAAHEELLEKGFLKSVEYVGRGKKKVLQYTFGEAFIPPDPALLQELADLGVTQTRALQLVREYGEVAVEDAAGRCKAILATGYKPRSRPAFFVDVLKHPSKYVVPEGVTPPQKPAQKAQRSKTATQPQPTLFEGPSGASEEEIDEDARLRAHPRAKQVEEVMRTLTFLFRNDLKLQELDTLRLALDEQLEDPLEIKAWVIKGISSGQKSAIVRDLRTRLSLNFPRSN, from the coding sequence GTGGCAGACAAGGGCATCAGACACTTTGACGAACTCAACATCGCTCGGTTGAGTCTCATCAGCGTGCAGGAACGCATTCCGGCTGACTACCGTGATTGGAGCGTGGAACTCGAAGACGGCGACCGCCGTTACCGTGTGACCTGCCAGGCCCTCCCCGAGTACGGCGTACCCCACGGCATCGACACTGACATCAGCGCAGCTCTGGTCAACCTGTACATTGACCAGGGTTCACTGGGCGACGGCGTCGTCACCTGTACGCCCTATCAGCTGCTGCAAATGGCAGGCTTGGATACCAGCGGCCGGTACTATTCGGCTCTTGATGAAAGTCTAAAAAGACTGACCACCACCACATATTTTATTTCGGAAGGGTGGCGAGATCATCCCCGCGGCCGCTGGACCAATGTGAATTTTCGGTACATCGACCGCATCGAATTCACTTCGGGACAGGCCGACCGGCTGGACGCCACCAGTGTGCTGCGCATCACGCTGCCGCAGGAAATTGCCCGCAGTGTGCGGGCTGGGTTCCTCAAATCACTGGACCTGTCGTTCATGCAGACCCTTCGCCGTCCCCCGACCCGCGCGCTGTACCGCCTGCTGGACGCCCAGCGCCGCGACCCTGAAAATCCAGACGCTGTGGCGATGGCGTATCAGGTGGGCCTGATGGAATGGGCCGAGGCCTGCAAAATCGTGACTGACCGGCCCAGCATGGCTCAGCGTACGCTGGACGCTGCCCACGAGGAATTGCTGGAAAAAGGGTTCCTCAAGAGCGTGGAATACGTGGGACGCGGCAAAAAGAAAGTGCTGCAATACACCTTTGGAGAGGCGTTTATTCCGCCGGACCCTGCGCTGCTCCAGGAACTCGCTGACCTCGGTGTGACCCAGACACGCGCCCTCCAGCTGGTGCGTGAGTACGGCGAGGTGGCGGTGGAAGATGCTGCAGGACGATGTAAAGCTATTCTGGCCACAGGCTACAAGCCCCGGTCCAGACCCGCCTTCTTTGTAGATGTTCTCAAGCACCCGAGTAAATACGTTGTGCCTGAAGGGGTCACGCCGCCTCAGAAACCGGCCCAGAAGGCTCAGCGAAGTAAAACAGCGACACAGCCCCAGCCTACCCTGTTCGAGGGGCCTTCTGGTGCTTCTGAAGAGGAAATTGACGAGGATGCCCGTTTGAGGGCTCACCCCAGAGCCAAACAGGTGGAAGAAGTGATGCGGACCCTGACTTTCCTGTTTCGCAACGATCTGAAATTGCAGGAACTGGATACTCTGCGTCTAGCACTGGATGAGCAGTTGGAAGACCCACTGGAGATCAAGGCCTGGGTCATTAAGGGCATCAGCAGTGGGCAAAAGAGTGCCATTGTGCGCGACCTTCGCACGCGATTGAGTCTCAACTTCCCCCGGTCCAACTGA
- a CDS encoding phage tail protein: MEPFLGEIQMFAGNFAPRGWALCNGQLLPLSQNTALFSLLGTTYGGDGRTTFALPNLQAASPMAPGQGPGLSFHQLGEQGGSAAVTLLNQEMPAHIHTVNAFDIPGTSPVPTDRSLARSVQFNAYAPQTPGTVLNTSSVSVTGAAQPHNNMPPYLTITFIIALQGIFPQRP; encoded by the coding sequence ATGGAACCTTTTTTAGGCGAAATTCAGATGTTTGCAGGCAACTTCGCGCCCCGGGGCTGGGCCCTGTGTAACGGTCAGCTCCTGCCCCTTTCACAGAACACAGCGCTGTTTTCTCTGCTTGGCACCACCTATGGGGGTGACGGGCGCACCACCTTTGCCCTTCCCAACCTTCAGGCCGCCAGTCCTATGGCGCCGGGCCAGGGACCGGGGCTCTCGTTCCATCAACTGGGCGAGCAAGGTGGCAGCGCGGCCGTCACCCTGCTGAACCAGGAGATGCCAGCCCACATACACACCGTCAATGCCTTTGACATTCCGGGCACCAGCCCAGTGCCCACCGACCGCTCCCTGGCCCGGAGCGTGCAGTTCAACGCCTATGCACCTCAGACACCAGGCACCGTCCTGAACACCAGCAGCGTCAGCGTCACCGGGGCGGCCCAGCCTCACAACAATATGCCCCCCTACCTGACCATCACTTTCATCATTGCGCTCCAGGGCATCTTTCCGCAGCGGCCCTGA